The window GGATAGTGCTCCGGGAGCCATAAGGGGGGACGGGGTTCAGGCTCTTAAAGACGCAACCCAATTATACGATGTTTCTGTTCAGTGCCTGGAGGGAGACTTTGCTTTTACCGGATATACCTCAAAAAGGGGTGAGAGAATATCTTTACTGGAATAATTGAGGAGATTGGAACCATTAAGAATGTTTCTAGGGGATCCGACTCCGCCAAGCTGCATATCCTGGCTTCCAAAGTGCTGGAAGATGCCCGGGTGGGGGACAGTATCGCGGTGAATGGAGTTTGTCTGACGGCTACTACCTTTGGAGACGGGATATTTACAGCCGATGTAATGGCAGAGACCCTGGACAAGACCAATTTAAAGGAATTACGGCCGGGCAGCAGGGTAAACCTGGAAAGAGCCCTGCGCTTAGGGGACCGGCTGGGGGGGCACATGGTATCCGGCCATGTGGACGGCATCGGGACCATTGTGGGTCTGGAGAAACGAGATATTGCCACCCTGGTTATGGTTCAGGCGCCGGACCAGGTCATGAAATACATCATCAACAAAGGTTCCATTGCCATCGACGGCACCAGTCTTACGGTGGTAAGTTTCCAGCGGGACCGGTTTCAGGTTTCCTTGATCCCTCACACCGCCCATGCCACCGTGCTGGGCAGTAAAAAAGTCGGAGAGACTGTAAATCTTGAAGCGGATTTGTTGGGAAAATATATTGAACGTTTACTGCAGGGCCGGGGGGAACAAAGGGAAAATTCCCAACTGAACCTCCAGTTCTTGGCGGCCAACGGATTTTTATAAAGGAGGAAGACGGACGTGACATTTACGTTTAATACCATTGAAGAAGCCATTGAAGATATCCGGGCAGGGAAAATGGTGGTGGTGGTGGATGATGAGGACCGGGAAAACGAGGGGGATCTTATCATGGCCGCCGAGAAGGTGACCACCGAAGCGGTCAATTTCATGGCCACCCACGGGCGGGGGTTGATTTGTATGCCTATTTACGGGGAACGGCTGGATCAGTTGGCGCTGCCGGCGATGGTCAGCAATAATACCGACCCCCACGGCACCGCTTTTACCGTATCTGTGGATGCCAAGGAATGCTCCACCGGGATCTCCGCTGTTGAACGGGCCCTGACCATCCAGAAGATTATGGATCCGGACACACAGCCGGAAGATTTACGCCGTCCCGGACACATCTTTCCCCTCCGGGCGAAAGAGGGTGGAGTGCTGGTGCGCACCGGCCACACCGAGGCGTCGGTGGATTTGTCCCGCCTGGCGGGGCTAAAGCCTGCCGCTGTTATTTGCGAAATCATGAAGGACGACGGCACCATGGCCAGGGTGCCGGAATTGGTGGAATTTTGTAAAACCCATAATCTAAAGCTGATTACCATTGCCGATTTAATTAAATACCGCAGCCGCCACGAGAAATTTATTAAACGCGTTGATTCTGCCAAAATGCCCACCAAGTTTGGGGATTTTACAGCGGTGGCCTATGAAAGCCTGCTGGACGGCAAGGGGCATATCGCCATGGTGAAAGGGGATCTTTCCAGTGTGGAAGCCCCTTTGGTCCGGGTTCATTCGGAATGCTTAACCGGGGATGTTTTTGGTTCCTGCCGCTGCGACTGCGGGGATCAGTTGGCCAAAGCCATGCAGGCCATTGAAAAAGAGGGGACCGGTGTTTTGCTTTATATGCGTCAGGAGGGCAGGGGAATCGGCCTGTTAAATAAAATCAGAGCCTATAAGCTGCAGGATTTAGGCGCTGACACGGTGGAAGCCAACCTGGCCCTGGGTTTTCCCGCCGATCTCAGGGACTATGGAATTGGCGCACAAATTTTAGTTGATTTAGGGCTCAGCAAAATTCGCCTGTTAACCAATAATCCTCGGAAGATAGCAGGATTGGAAGGTCACGGTCTGGAAGTGGTGGACCGGGTGCCCATTGAAATCGCGGCGGGACAGGCCAACGCAAAATATTTAAGCACCAAGAAATGCAAACTAGGCCATTTGCTCACGGTAACAGATCAAAATAAAAAGACCAGTTAATAGGAGCATCTAAAACAGAAACAGGGGGATCGAGGATATGACAAAAGTATTTGAAGGACATTTAGTAGGGAACGGATTAAAATTTGGCATTGTGGTGGGGCGTTTCAATGAGTTTATCACCCATAAGCTGCTGGGCGGGGCTCTTGACGCCTTGAAGCGGCATGGCGTTGAAGAGGACGATATTGAAATCGCCTGGGTTCCGGGGGCCTTTGAGGTACCTCTGGTGGCCAAAAAGATGGCCGGCTTAAAGCGCTATGACGCGGTCATCTGCCTGGGAGCCATTATTCGCGGGGCAACACCGCACTTTGATTATGTTGCCGCCGAAGTTTCCAAAGGAGTGGCCAAGGTGGGTCTGGATTCCGATCTGCCGGTGGTCTTTGGCGTAATTACCGCGGATACCATTGAACAGGCCATTGAGCGGGCCGGCACCAAAGCCGGTAATAAAGGCTGGGATGCTGCCAATACCGCTCTGGAGATGGCCAATTTGTTAAAAGAATTAGCCTAAGGGGTGTTTCTTTGGGGGCCTGTTGCTAGTCTTATGCCGTATTCCTTGAGAGTCCTGTACAGGACCCTTAAGCATACCCCATAGTCTAACAACAGGACCTCAGAGGAATACGTTTTAGCTCTAACGACAAAAAAACGGCCCTTGGCCGTTTTTGTCGTTTTTATTTACGGGGTGTAACTAAATAGCACGCTGTACTTTTCCACTCCGGAGACAACGGGTGCAAACCATAATCCGTTTGGGGGAACCATCAATGATGGCCTTTACCCTTTGCAGGTTGGGAGACCAAGTCCGCTTTGTCCGAATATGGGAGTGGCTTAATTTAATGCCAACGGCAACACCTTTGCCGCAAACCTCGCATTTGGCCATTGTTACACCTCCTTTAGGGACACACCTTCTATGTCCATAAATCCTCTCACAAGCTCACTGAATTAGTATACCACAAATAAAGGTAAAATCAAACGGTATTTTACTTATGTTACTTTATGGAGAAATACTTCTCAGGAAAATAATGCCATGTTATAATGAGAACATATGTTTTTGTGCCTTTTAATCATTGATTAAAAAACTTTGGTTATAGGCGGACCTTCATGACCTGGATGAGGTGATGATTTTGCTGTTACAAAAACCGGTGCAGTTTCTCAAAGGAGTGGGACCCCAGCGGGCCAGACAGTTGGAGCGGATCGGTATTTTAAGCGTTGGGGATTTACTTTATCATTTTCCCCGGGAATACCAGGACCGGAGCAGCATTCGACCGGCCCACTCCTTTGCTCACGGGGATTTGGCCACCGTCCGGGGAACCGTCATTACCGGCCAGGAGACAAAACCCAGACGGGGGCTGACCCTCACAAAACTGGCTTTGGAAGAAGAGGCGGGAATTTTTTACGCCGTTTGGTTTAACCAACCCTATATCAAAAAGCAGTACCCTCCGGGGAAAAGATTGCTGCTTACCGGTAAAATGGACCGCAGTTTTGGGGTACCCCAGATCCAGGTGGCGGATCATGAAGTGCTGGAGGGTGATGAAAGCCTGCATAGCGGAAGAATTGTCCCCATTTATCCGGCTACCGAGAATATTAGCCAGCGTTTTTTTCGGAGCATGATTAAAGGATTTTTGGACGGAGTCGGAGCGAATCTGCCGGAGTTTTTACCGGATGAAATTCTGGACCGGTATCATCTGCCTTGTGTTGCCGAAGCGCTGGCGGAAATCCATTTCCCCACCAGCATGGAAGCCTGCCAGCGGGCCAGAAAGCGTTTTGTCCTGGAAGAGTTGTTTCTTTTTCAATTGGGGCTTTGCCTGCAGAAGGACCGCACCAACCGGCAGGAAAAAAGCCACCGCTATAAAAGTCGTAAGGTTGTAAAATCTTTTGCTGACATCCTGCCTTTCCAATTAACAGAGGCCCAAAAACGGGTCTGGCAGGAAATTGAGAGGGACATGGAGGCTTCCCGGCCCATGAACCGGCTGCTTCAGGGAGATGTGGGGTCCGGCAAAACCGCTGTGGCGGCTTTGGCCCTGTACAAAGCGGCAGCATCCGGACTGCAGAGTGTCCTTATGGTCCCCACGGAACTGCTGGCAGAGCAGCACGCCGCCAGCGTCGGCAAACTGTTGGAGCCCTTGGGCATCCGGGTGGCGCTGCTGACCGGAGGCAGCCGCCGGGGCCGCAAACAAGTGCTGGAGCAGATTGCCGGAGGAGAAATTGACGTGGTGGTGGGCACCCATGCCCTGATCCAGGGGCCGGTGCAGTTTAAGCAACTGGCTCTGGTGGTTGTGGACGAGCAGCACCGTTTCGGGGTACGCCAGCGGGCGGCCCTGCAGGATAAAGGACACAGGCCGGATATTTTGGTGATGACCGCCACGCCCATCCCGCGAACCCTGGCCTTAACCCTTTACGGTGAGCTGGAGGCATCTGTCATTGACGAGCTGCCTCCGGGCAGACAGCCTGTTAAAACCTATCATTTGAGCTTGTCCCAGGCGGGGAAAGCGGTGGGGTTAATCCGGCAGCAGGCTGTGGAGGGCCGGCAGTCCTATGTAGTATGTCCGCTGGTGGAAGAATCGGAAAAGATTGATACTCAGGCGGCCATTGAACTGCATGAACGGTTGAAGCGGGCCTTAAGCACCTGTTCAGTGGGCCTGCTGCACGGTAAAATGAAGCCCGCTGAGAAAGAAGCCGTAATGGGAGAGTTTCGCAGCGGTTCGCTGGATATTCTGGTATCCACCACGGTGATTGAAGTGGGGGTGGATGTCCCCAATGCCACCGTGATGGTCATCTGGGATGCCCAGCGGTTTGGTTTGTCCCAACTGCATCAGCTCCGGGGCCGGGTGGGCAGGGGGAAGCATTTATCTTACTGTATTCTGGTGGCGGATCCGTCCACCAGGGAAGCCAGGGAACGGATGGCAGCCATGTGCCGGACGCAAAACGGTTTTATTCTGGCTGAAGAGGATCTTAAACTGAGGGGACCGGGAGAGTTTTTTGGCACCCGGCAGTCGGGCCTGCCGGATTTTAAGATTGCCAGTTTAATCAAGGATCAGCGGGAGATTGAGCAGGCCCGGGCAGAAGCCCGGCAACTGTTAAAAGACGATCCGGATTTGCGTCTGCCTCAGCATCGGGAACTGTTAAACCAGTTTGCTTTACGGTTTCCCGAATTTGTAAAATACAGTGAAATTAGTTAAGTGTGGGGATCCTATATCTCCTATGGACCCTGTAAAAAGACTTTTTGGCAGTGGAGAGTTCTGCAAATTTATTGACATGTACACAATTATCCTATACTATAAAATGGAAATGAAAATATATGTATACGGAATACATATAGGGCAGAGGTGGAATTCTGCTTAATCATTGATGTAGCCCTTGTTTATTGTCAATTTTAGCATGAAGCTATTATTTTAGAAGCTTGAAAGCTCTCTTTGAGGGCTTTTTTTATGTGCAAAAAGGATTAGGGGCTATTACTGAACATTTATACTTCAGTGTAAAGGCGGGTTATGACAGAAAGAAGTTGACACCGCCTTGTACTGGCATATTTAAAATAAAGGAGGAAATGAATTGTGAACAAGCAATTATGGGACAAGGCGGTTGCTTTCCATGGGCATGAATGCCCCGGTCTTGCCATCGGCTTCAAGGCCTGCCAGGCTGTTTATGAAAAAATGGCAGTGGGGACTTCTGAAGATGAGGAAATTGTATGTGTTACCGAGAACGATGCCTGCGGAGTAGATGCGGTGCAAGCCCTTTTAAGCTGCACCCTGGGCAAAGGCAATCTACTTTATCGGGGGACCGGTAAACAAGCTTTTTCTTTTTTTAACCGGAGAAACGGGAGAAAATTGCGCCTTTGTCTCAAACTGCAAAAACAGGAGGGCATGGACCGGGCGCAGTGGCAGGAATATCTGTTAAAAGCGCCCGTTGACGAAATATTTTCCTTTTCCGAACCTGAATTTGATCTGCCTGAGAAAGCACGGCTGTTCCGAACAATCCCCTGCGAACTCTGCGGCGAGGGGGCTCCCGAACATAAGATGCATTTGCAGGACGGCAAAAAGGTATGCGCCGATTGCTTTAAGAGCTATGACCGGGGCTGGTAATTCAAAAGAAAGGGGAAATTATGATCAAAGAAAAGTTCATGGGAATCCTTTTGGCATTTGTATTGATTTTAAACGGGTGTACATCCGTGGATCCCGCATCCTCTAAAGCGTCTCCGGCGTCCTCCGGGTCCCGCATGGTTACGGATGCGTTTGATCGTCAGGTGGAGCTCCCTGAGAAGATAGAAACTATCGCCGCCATCGGCGGAGCGGCCCGTATCCTAACTTACGCCGGCTGCGCGGATAAACTGGTGGGCGTGACGGATATGGATAAGCAGAATCAATCGGCTATGCCTTATTCCGTTATCAATGCGCAGCATTTTGCAACCCTTGCGTCCGTTGGGAGCGGCGGAAATAACGATACCTGTTATATTGAAGAGTTGGTAACCCTCGGGCCCGACGTAATCTTTGCCTTGACGGATGAAGACACGATCAATAATGTAGCGCAGAAAACCGGAATTCCTGTCATCGGCATCTATCCTGACGGTATGTTTGACCAAAGCTTTTATTCGGCGCTGGAACTGATTGGACAGGTGATGGGCACCCGGGAGCATTGCGCCAAGGTAATCAATTATGTGCAGAACTGTCAGAAGGATCTGGATCATCGCACCAAAGACATCCCGGACAAAGATAAGCCCTCTGTTTATACCGGGGCTGTGAGCTTTCGAGGCGCCCATGGCTTTGAGGGTACCTATGCTCATTATCCGCCCTTCACCGCCATCCATGCCAAAAACGTTGTGGATGAAACAGGCGGTTCGGGGCCCTTGCTCATTGACCTTGAAAAAGTAACGGTATGGAATCCGGATATTATCTTTCTAAATCCCACCAATATGAATCTGGTCAATAAGGATTACGCCAAGAACAAAAAATTTTATGATTCCCTTCAGGCAGTACAGAAAGACAAGGTATATGCCCAGATATCTTATAACTACAACTGGACCAACCTGGAGATCGCCATCGCAGATGCCTATTACGCAGGCAAAATCATTTATCCGGAGCGGTTTGCGGATATTGATCCAATAAAAAAAGCCGACGAAATTTTTACCATCATGCTGGGTGAGCCTTTTTACCACAAACTGGCGGCGGACGGCTATCGATTCGATAAAATTACCATAGGAGAATAGACTCCATGAAAAGCCGGAGGACGTATAAAGAATACATACGTTTTAAGACGTACTTCATCCTGCTTCTCGGTGCAGCAACCGCGCTGACTGCCCTACTGGCAGTCAGCGCCGGTTCGGCGGGTCTTTCTTTGACGGAGGTCGTCGCAACGCTTTTGGGTTATGGCAGTGAGCAGCAGTCCATTGTTGTGTTCAACATCCGCATGCCGAGAGTTGTAACGGCCATTGTAGCCGGGATCGGACTGGCCACCGTAGGCTGTGTTATGCAGAGTATATTGCGCAATCCGCTGGCCTCCGCATCCACATTGGGTATTGCCCAGGGAGCTGCCTTTGGTGCATCCTTTGCAATTATCGTGCTGGGAGCCGGAATGCAGAATCAAACGCTGGACGGCGTTACCATTTCCAACCCCTATCTGGTTTCCGCCTGCGCTTTTGTCAGCGCCATGATGTCAACCTTCATTGTGTTGGGATTGTCTCACTTCAATAAAGTTTCGCCGGAGAGCATGGTGCTGTCGGGAGTGGCTCTTAGTACCCTGTTTTCCGGCGCTACCACGCTGCTGCAGTATTTTGCGGCGGATGTAAAGGTAGCGGCCGTAATATTCTGGACCTTTGGGGATCTTGGGCGCACCAGTTGGAACGAGGTAATCATTATGAGCGTTGTGGTAGCGGCGGCACTGCTCTATTTTGCATTCAACCGTTGGAACTACAATGCCCTGCAAAATGGAGAAGAAACAGCCAAGGGGCTGGGCGTCTATGTAGAACGTATGCGCCTTATGGGCATGTTTATTTGCTCCCTGACCGCCTCGACCATTGTGTCCTTTGTGGGTATTATCAATTTTATCGGACTCATTGCGCCTCATCTTGTGCGGCGTTGTATCGGCAGTGATTATCGGTATCTTCTGCCTTCGTCAGCTTTGATGGGCGCTTTGTTGCTGTTGTTTAGCGATACGGCGGCCCGTCTGGCAGTGGCGCCGGTTATCCTGCCTATCGGAGCCATAACCTCCTTTCTAGGAGCCCCCCTGTTTTTATACTTGCTTTTTAAGGGGGTTGGCACAAGATGATTGAAGTGAGAGATTTGAATTTTTCTTATAATGGCGGCCGTACCATTCTTAATCAGGTTGCATTTGATGCTAGGGAGAGTCAATGCATTGCCATTCTGGGCAATAACGGAGCGGGAAAAAGTACTCTGATCAAATGTCTGAACCATATTCTGGTTCCTCAACGGGGAACCGTTTATGTCAACGGTGAGGATATCCGTAAATTGAAGCGAAATGAGATTGCCAAATGCATGGCCTATGTAGCTCAGCGCAATGCGGGTGGGATGTTTACGGTGTTCGATTCTGTCTTGCTGGGACGTAAGCCTTATATTAAACTGGAGCCGAAGCAGGAAGATATAGATATCACCCAGTCGGTTATTAAGCGTATGGGGCTGGAAAGCTTTGCTCTGCGCTACGTGGATGAACTCTCCGGAGGTGAGATGCAAAAGGTGATGCTGGCCCGGGCGCTGGCTCAACGACCACGGGTACTGCTTTTAGACGAGCCTACCAGCAATCTGGACCTTCGCAACCAGTATGAGGTTCTGGCCACGGTACGGGAGATTGCTAAAGAGGAACGCATCAGCGTAATCATCGTTATCCACGATCTGAATCTGGCCCTTCGCTACTGTGAGCGATTTCTATTTATGAAAGACAGGCAAGTTTTCGCTTACGGAGGAAGAGAGGTTATGACTCCCGAAAATATCGGTTATGTATATGGAATTCCTGTGACCGTGGAATCCATTCGCGGTGTGTCAATGGTGGTTCCTTTGCCCGAGATTTAAAATAGATTCATAAAAAGGTTTTTACGAGTTCCCCAAAACAAGCACATTGGATGAAATCGTTCTAAACGAGAAAGAAAGGACTTTTTTCATTTCCTACAATGCTGAGGATTTAGATATGAGCCGATTTACCGCTTAGAGGATTAGCCATAGGCGTGTAGCTATATTTTTGTAAGGGAGACTAGGAAATGAATATTAGGAACTTACAGAAAATGCTCTCAAACATTACCGAGATAAAGCTGCTTGGGAAAACGGCGAAGGTAAACGAAGTAATCTGCCATATTATAGGTCTTGTTCGCTATGAGCATGACCTGCGCATTGTTGCTTTACAATACGACGGAGCGTTTGCCGAGCGTATTGAGGCAGATGAAATCGCATACCCGCAGACCAACCGGGAGTTTCTGCGCAGTGACAAAAATATGAATATGACAAATATTTTCCATGCTGTAAATACAATAAGTATCGGAGAAAAACAGTTTGCTGTGGGCGGAACAGAAACCACGCGCTGTGATTTGCAAAACTGGGAAATGCTAGTGATGCTTATCGAGTTTTTAAGGCTGGGATGGAATCCATCCGGCATCGAGTATCAAAATATTGAAAGCTTGTTTTTGACCATTGCCGAGCTTTCAGGAGAATATGACTGTATGCCGGATTTTGGAGAAAGCCCCGTTCTGCATCTTACATTCCGATATGAACCTGTACCATATTTGGTTGAGCAGTCTGTAACGCTGGCAGTCGGTACAAAATATCCAGACAGGCTGTGGTTCCAAGATAAAAACACAGAAGAAAAGCATTGGGTGCAAATCAACCGGGTCTATCTTTTGGATATATGGGAAGAAGCAATGAAAATCTTTAACGATCCTTGTTTGACAGAGAAATTCACCGCCGCCGAACTCGAAAGGAATAAAGAAGAGTTTGAAAGAGGCCTCACTGCAATTTGTCCCAGGTGCATGTGCTTTCCCGTAATTGAATATGAGTGTGAAGAAGATATAGCCCTGCAATTCCATTCAAAAACATGGCTGGACGCTGAGCCGGATGATAGTGGCTACTGCATAGGCTTCCTCATGAAGCCGGATGAAAAAATAGGTGTTTTAGGACTCCCGCTCAAGACGGCAATGGTTCAAGAACCAATGCCCCAGGATACCCTCATAATCCAATCGGAATTGTTTTCGTATATCAAACCTCAAAAATATGAAGATGTCACTATGTAATTTCCTGAACTATAGCTTACAGTGCAAGTGCTTTGAAGATGCGTGTGGAACCGTATGATATATTTCAATGACCCGTAGTTTTTGCGAAAAAACAAAGGAAAAGGAATCCAGAAAGGATAAGCAGCATCCTTAAAGTGTGAATCAAGAACCTCCCTAGCCTGTATTTTGTCGGTTAGGGAGGTCTTGACATTAAATATTATAAAAATGAACAGGCTGTAAAGATTTACTTGGTATCCTGCATTTTTTTAGCCAAATACTAAAAATAGGAGGTGGCTAATTTGCAGGACCATGAAAAAAAGAAGAAGGAAATAAACAAAGAGAATGTACGTTTTGAAATCGGCCAGGAAATTGGGTGGGTTGATGAAAGCAATAAAATCGGGTTAACGCAGCCCACCACCGGAGCAGATACCCTAAACAAGGGGGGGCAGGGAAACGAGAGCCCATATACTCCCCGATTTAAGGACTAATGCAGGTAAGTGGTATACTCTTCGGAGGAAATGGAAGGATGAAGGGCTAACGAAATGCCCCCGGCCACAATGCGGGCGGTGTTTTCAATCAGCGCATCCACTTCCTTGGGAGTCACCATTAATTGCCCGGAGGTATAGGGCTGCAATACATCCTGGATAATTCCCTGGAAGGCTTCCGAATTCATATTGTAGTAAACCGGGGCCAAAGCAGGGCTGTTCTTGGTTTGTTCCACCAGGCGGTCCAGGGCTTCGCCGGCAATAACGGCGGCCGGCACCACTGTGGGTACGCCGATGGCAATGACCGGAACCCCCATGGACTCCTGATTGATGCCGGCCCGTTTATTGCCGATGCCGGACCCCGGGCTGATACCGGTATCGGCCAGTTGCAGGGTGGTGCCGATGCGCTCCACCGCTCTGGAAGCCAGCGCATCCACGGCAATAATCAGCTCCGGTTGGATACGGTCCACCACCCCTTTAATGATTTCCGCCGTTTCAATGCCGGTTAAACCCAGTACCCCGGGGGCCAGGGCACTGACAGAGCGCATACCGTCCTTGATCTCGTCCGGTGCATAGTGATACATATGCCGGGTTACCAGCGTCATGCCAACCACCTTGGGTCCCAGGGCATCCGGGGTTGCGTTCCAGTTGCCCAGTCCCACCACCAAGACATTGGCGTGTTCGGGAAGATGGATCAGGGACGATAATTGCTTGGCCAATATTTCAACCACGTCTTGGTGAGCCTGACGGTTATTTTCCCGGATGACTGGAGCCTCAATGGTCACATAGGTTCCTCTGGGCTTGCCCATGATTTCTTCCGCCTCGGCTTCCTGAATTCGTACGATGGTCACCGTGGCATGGGTATAACTCTCTTTATCCATGGCGCAGCCGGGAATTTCCTGGCCGGTTTGGCCGCGGACAATTTCATGGGCCTCTACGGCCAGATCCACTTGAATGGAATTTTTTTTAAAAAAATCCAGATCCAAAACAAATACCTCCTATTAAGAGTCAATGTATCCTTCTCTCTGTATATCCTGTTCCTCCCAGGATTCATTTATACGAAGGACCAGTGTAAAGAAATCGATTTTTTTTCCGTAATATGTTATAATGGCAAAGTATAGGCATTGAAGACCATATTAGGAAGGGAATCTCAGGGTTGCGAATAATTGGTGGTTTAGTCAGAGGGCGAAACCTGAAAAGTCCCAAAGGAATGTCCACAAGGCCCACCTCAGACAGAGTCAGGGAAGCTCTTTTTAATATTCTTTCACCCCGGGTTTCCGGCAGCTATTTTTTGGATTTATTCAGCGGAACCGGAGCGGTAGCCATTGAGGCCCTCAGCCGAGGAGCCGAAAGGGCGGTCATGGTAGAAAAGGATCGCGGAACGGCCGGGATTATCCTTAGTAATTTAAAGTTGTGTAATTTAACGGAAAAGGCGGAAGTACTCAATCTGGATACCAACCGAGCCATTTCTGTATTGGCCGCCCGGAAGGTTCCTTTTGACTTGATTTTTATTGATCCACCCTATAAAAAGAACTTTGAAGTTCCCACCATGGAACAAGTACAGCGGTTTGATCTACTGGTTGATAACGGGATTCTGGTGGTTGAAAGTGATAAAAACGATCTGCCGCCGGATGATGTAGGAAAACTGACCGCCTACCGGCGTGAAAAATATGGTGACACAGCATTGACATTCTATCGATATGACAGCTAGCGGGAGGCAAAAAATGCGAATAGGTGTTTATCCAGGCAGTTTCGACCCCATCACAAACGGTCATTTAGATATTATTGAACGATCGGTTCTGCTGTTTGACTGCTTGATTGTGGCTGTGGCAAAGAACTCCCAAAAAATAAAGCCTCTCTTTACGGTTGAAGAGAGAGTGGACATGCTGGAGACCATTTTAAGCAAATACCCCAATGTCATTGTGGATTCTTTTGACGGCTTAACCGTAAATTACGCTTTAAAACAAAGCGCCAATGTGATTGTCCGGGGTTTGAGGGCCATTACCGATTTTGAAAGTGAGTTTGTCTATGCTCTCACCAATAAAAAGCTGGCTCCGGAGTTGGAAACCCTGTATTTAATGACCCGGGCTGAATATTCTTTCATTAGTTCCAGTATTGTTAAAGAAGTTGCGTCCTATAACGGTTGTCTCAGTGCAATGGTTCCTGAAGCGGTAATCCAGAGATTAAAACAAAAATTTGGTTATGCTAAATAACCGGGGAGGGATAAACGGTGGAGCTCTTTAATGTCCTGAATGAGCTGGAGGAACTCATTGAGGAGAGCCCCAAGGTGCCGATGACAAGACGGATTATGGTAGACGAGGGCAGAATTCTCGACTACCTTGATCGTATCCGCACCTCGCTTCCG is drawn from Desulforamulus ruminis DSM 2154 and contains these coding sequences:
- a CDS encoding ABC transporter ATP-binding protein is translated as MIEVRDLNFSYNGGRTILNQVAFDARESQCIAILGNNGAGKSTLIKCLNHILVPQRGTVYVNGEDIRKLKRNEIAKCMAYVAQRNAGGMFTVFDSVLLGRKPYIKLEPKQEDIDITQSVIKRMGLESFALRYVDELSGGEMQKVMLARALAQRPRVLLLDEPTSNLDLRNQYEVLATVREIAKEERISVIIVIHDLNLALRYCERFLFMKDRQVFAYGGREVMTPENIGYVYGIPVTVESIRGVSMVVPLPEI
- the gpr gene encoding GPR endopeptidase produces the protein MDLDFFKKNSIQVDLAVEAHEIVRGQTGQEIPGCAMDKESYTHATVTIVRIQEAEAEEIMGKPRGTYVTIEAPVIRENNRQAHQDVVEILAKQLSSLIHLPEHANVLVVGLGNWNATPDALGPKVVGMTLVTRHMYHYAPDEIKDGMRSVSALAPGVLGLTGIETAEIIKGVVDRIQPELIIAVDALASRAVERIGTTLQLADTGISPGSGIGNKRAGINQESMGVPVIAIGVPTVVPAAVIAGEALDRLVEQTKNSPALAPVYYNMNSEAFQGIIQDVLQPYTSGQLMVTPKEVDALIENTARIVAGGISLALHPSISSEEYTTYLH
- the rsmD gene encoding 16S rRNA (guanine(966)-N(2))-methyltransferase RsmD, producing the protein MSGLRIIGGLVRGRNLKSPKGMSTRPTSDRVREALFNILSPRVSGSYFLDLFSGTGAVAIEALSRGAERAVMVEKDRGTAGIILSNLKLCNLTEKAEVLNLDTNRAISVLAARKVPFDLIFIDPPYKKNFEVPTMEQVQRFDLLVDNGILVVESDKNDLPPDDVGKLTAYRREKYGDTALTFYRYDS
- the coaD gene encoding pantetheine-phosphate adenylyltransferase; its protein translation is MRIGVYPGSFDPITNGHLDIIERSVLLFDCLIVAVAKNSQKIKPLFTVEERVDMLETILSKYPNVIVDSFDGLTVNYALKQSANVIVRGLRAITDFESEFVYALTNKKLAPELETLYLMTRAEYSFISSSIVKEVASYNGCLSAMVPEAVIQRLKQKFGYAK